The following proteins come from a genomic window of Clupea harengus chromosome 22, Ch_v2.0.2, whole genome shotgun sequence:
- the LOC105903883 gene encoding caspase-6 yields the protein MASHATDTSGNVEKDSTSSGRIISGVTQNVTETDAFYSSVSLDPGEEYKMSHKKRGLVLIFNQEHFFWRLGMPPRNGTNMDRHNLVRRFEVLEFEVRAYDNLKLEEVWTKISEAAEDDHTDSDCFICIFLSHGENDHVFAYDGKICIQDITGLFKGKKCPSLAGKPKIFILQACRGDKHDEPVTPMDVVDHDTKTNEVEVDAGVVYTLPSGADFLMCYSVAEGYYSHRETVNGSWYIQDLCEALKEHGHTLEVTELLTLVNRKVSRRSVGRCNDPSAIGKKQVPCFASMLTKKLYFRPKSD from the exons ATGGCGAGTCATGCGACAGATACATCAG GGAACGTTGAAAAGGACAGTACGTCTAGCGGACGTATAATTTCAG GTGTCACCCAGAATGTCACAGAAACCGATGCTTTTTACAG CTCTGTCTCCCTGGACCCTGGCGAAGAGTACAAGATGAGCCACAAAAAGAGAGGCCTGGTCCTCATCTTCAATCAGGAGCACTTCTTTTGGCGTCTGGGGATGCCTCCAAGGAATGGCACCAACATGGATCGACACAACTTGGTCCGAAG ATTTGAGGTGTTGGAGTTTGAAGTGAGAGCATATGATAACCTCAAACTGGAGGAGGTTTGGACCAAGATAAGTGAAG CTGCCGAGGACGATCATACGGACTCTGACTGCTTTATCTGTATTTTCCTGAGTCATGGGGAGAATGATCATGTCTTTGCCTATGATGGGAAGATTTGCATTCAGGATATCACGGGTCTTTtcaaaggaaaaaaatgccCAAGCCTTGCCGGGAAGCCCAAGATATTCATCTTACAG GCGTGCCGTGGGGACAAACATGATGAGCCAGTTACCCCCATGGATGTGGTGGACCATGACACAAAGACCAATGAAGTAGAGGTTGACGCGGGGGTTGTCTACACTCTGCCCTCTGGGGCAGACTTCCTCATGTGCTACTCAGTGGCAGAGG GATATTACTCCCACCGTGAAACAGTCAATGGCTCATGGTACATCCAGGACCTGTGTGAGGCCCTGAAGGAGCACGGCCACACCCTAGAGGTCACTGAGCTTTTGACACTAGTCAACCGCAAAGTGTCCCGGCGCAGTGTTGGCCGATGCAACGATCCTTCTGCCATCGGAAAGAAGCAGGTGCCTTGTTTCGCCTCAATGCTCACCAAGAAGCTCTACTTCAGGCCTAAGAGTGATTAG
- the pla2g12a gene encoding group XIIA secretory phospholipase A2 → MHFVAAFAFAMLFLTGVFSSQHNREPETPDWRMTLKTIRNGIHKIDTYLNAALDLFGGDDGLCHFKCSDGYIPIPRPGYKPPPPNGCGSPLFGFKFDIGIPSMTKCCNQHDRCYDTCAKEKHVCDEQFQDCLETICTKLQKTLGLAHSVQACESAVTLLFDAVMHMGCKPYMDSQRASCICHYEEKMDL, encoded by the exons ATGCACTTCGTTGCCGCCTTCGCGTTTGCAATGCTATTTCTGACTGGTGTGTTTTCATCCCAGCATAACCGCGAGCCTGAAACTCCAGACTGGCGAATGACTTTGAAAACCATACGAAACGGTATTCACAAGATAGACACATACTTAAATGCAGCTTTGGATCTTTTTGGTGGGGATGATGGACTTTGTCACTTCAAATGCAGTGATG GTTATATACCAATACCGCGTCCAGGTTACAAGCCTCCTCCACCTAATGGGTGTGGTTCACCTCTGTTTGGGTTTAAG TTTGATATTGGGATCCCATCCATGACAAAGTGCTGTAATCAGCATGACAGATGCTATGACACCTGTGCAAAGGAGAAGCATGTCTGTGACGAGCAGTTCCAGGACTGTCTGGAGACCATCTGCACGAAACTGCAAAAGACACTAGGCCTGGCCCACAGTGTCCAAG CTTGTGAGTCTGCGGTGACTCTCCTGTTCGATGCGGTCATGCACATGGGCTGCAAGCCCTACATGGACAGTCAGAGGGCCTCGTGCATATGTCACTATGAGGAGAAAATGGATCTGTGA
- the dnajb14 gene encoding dnaJ homolog subfamily B member 14, whose amino-acid sequence MEGNRDEAERCINIATKALEAGDKEKAVRFLHKAEKLYPTDKAKVLLDALSRNGSSAGNGNAHYRGPSESSDSNQRSERAGQDAAGEHAKPFTKDQTEGVRRIKTCKDYYEVLGVGKDANDEDLKKSYRKLALKFHPDKNHAPGATEAFKKIGNAYAVLSNPDKRKQYDVTGGEEPSSPGQGHGNFNFQHGGFEADITPEDLFNMFFGGGFTSSPHTFTNGRARYSPQEQTRRERAEERGEGGFSMFIQLMPIIVLLLVSILSQMMVSTPPYSLYSKPSTGQTIKRQTENLQVDYFVNRDFRSEYKGTTLQKIEKGVEDDYVSNVRNNCWKERQTKTDLLYAAKVYRDERLRRKADQMTMDNCQELDRLNSLFRGG is encoded by the exons atgGAAGGCAACAGAGACGAAGCTGAAAGATGTATAAATATTGCCACTAAAGCCTTAGAAGCAGGAGATAAGGAAAAGGCAGTGCGATTTTTGCATAAGGCTGAAAAGCTCTATCCAACAGACAAAGCGAAAG tgttaCTAGATGCTCTGTCGAGGAATGGCAGCTCTGCAGGGAATGGCAATGCTCACTACAGGGGGCCCTCTGAGAGTAGCGACTCTAACCAGCGGTCGGAGAGAGCTGGCCAGGATGCAGCAGGAGAGCATGCCAAGCCCTTCACCAAGGATCAGACGGAGGGGGTACGAAG GATAAAAACATGCAAGGACTACTATGAAGTACTGGGAGTTGGCAAGGATGCTAATGATGAGGACCTGAAAAAATCCTACAGGAAACTTGCACTGAAGTTTCACCCAGACAAAAACCATGCCCCTGGAGCCACAGAAGCCTTCAAAA AGATTGGCAATGCTTACGCCGTCCTTAGCAACCCAGACAAGAGGAAGCAGTATGATGTCACAGGAGGGGAGGAGCCCAGCAGCCCAGGGCAGGGACACGGCAACTTCAATTTCCAACATGGCGGCTTTGAGGCAGACATCACTCCAGAAGACCTCTTCAACATGTTCTTTGGCGGAGGTTTCACCT CAagcccacacacattcaccaacgGCAGGGCACGCTACAGCCCCCAGGAGCAGACCCGGCGAGAGCGggcggaggagaggggagag GGCGGATTCTCCATGTTCATCCAGCTGATGCCCATCATCGTGCTGCTCCTGGTATCCATCCTGAGCCAGATGATGGTGTCCACGCCCCCGTACAGCCTCTACTCCAAACC GTCAACGGGTCAAACGATTAAGAGGCAGACTGAGAACCTGCAAGTAGATTACTTTGTCAACAGAGACTTCAGATCGGAATACAAGGGGACAACATTACAGAAAATTGAAAAGGGCGTAGAGGACGACTATGTGTCAAATGTGCGAAACAACTgctggaaagagagacaaacaa aaacAGATCTGCTGTATGCTGCTAAGGTTTATAGAGATGAACGTCTTCGGCGGAAAGCTGACCAGATGACCATGGATAACTGTCAAGAACTTGACAGACTAAACAGCTTATTCCGTGGAGGATGA
- the LOC105903884 gene encoding tetratricopeptide repeat protein 39B-like isoform X1 encodes MDQMEITSPERKVSAHDICKEKSVIMSELDEDDLVSIMPTQMDLKVALNESFMALNLFLNNKFLEALDILRPWRNDSMYHAMGYSSILTMQAGMTFDPKDMETALTALQEALVTCQRFRRKVTFVEVLSNMVYRRDPGQMTEEEMHAELCYADVLYLRAALSFLEDESMIGFLKGGMKMRESYQIYKECKEQLNLYQNQPEESDTFKHFAGGVNMGIGSFNLMLSLAPARVLRLLEFLGFGGNREVGLSELHQGASSSSLRSILCTLTLLMFHTYISVILGTGEGNVAEAEALLEPYVENFPNGALMLFYTARIAVLKGNFEMAQEKFLECIAVQQEWRQVHHLCYWELMWSYSYQQNWLEAYRYADLLCKESKWSQATYVFQKASILSMMPEEEVSKTGEKAEDLFRQVDSLRQKFAGKSVPTEKFAARKASRYSKPEPTKLVIPALEMMYVWNGYSIVGKRPELTESILSTIKAAEEQLTNDPTPSEYLADDQCVVQMLKGLCLRHLSRLPEAESCFTHVISNEKSIKYNDYLVPFAMYELGILYNQQGETKKAITYIENAKMNYKDYSMESRLHFRIHAALSSMGHPVEGTMQQQHVSLPAPSL; translated from the exons ATGGATCAAATGGAAATTACAAGTCCTGAAAGAAAG GTGTCCGCACATGATATTTGCAAGGAGAAGAGTGTGATAATGAGTGAGCTT gATGAAGATGACTTGGTTAGCATTAT GCCAACCCAGATGGACCTTAAGGTGGCATTAAATGAGAGTTTTATGGCACTGAATCTATTCCTGAACAACAAGTTTTTAGAGGCGCTTGACATCCTCAGACCATG GAGGAATGACAGCATGTATCATGCAATGGGATACAGCAGCATCTTGACTATGCAGGCTgggatgacctttgacccaaaGGACATGGAGACTGCCTTGACCGCACTTCAGGAGGCCCTTGTTACATGCCAAAG GTTCAGAAGGAAGGTTACATTTGTTGAAGTCCTTTCAAACATGGTTTACAGGCGGGACCCAGGGCAGATGACTGAAG AGGAGATGCATGCTGAACTGTGCTATGCTGATGTTCTATACCTAAGAGCTGCATTAAGCTTTTTAGAG GATGAGAGTATGATTGGCTTCTTAAAAGGAGGAATGAAAATGCGAGAGAGCTATCAAATATACAA AGAATGTAAGGAACAGTTAAACCTGTATCAGAACCAGCCTGAAGAAAGTGACACTTTCAAACATTTTGCTGGAGGAGTCAACATGGGCATTGGCTCTTTTAActtg ATGCTGTCTCTAGCTCCTGCCAGAGTCCTTAGATTACTGGAGTTCCTGGGTTTTGGTGGAAATAGA GAGGTGGGGCTGTCCGAGCTCCATCAAGGAGCATCCAGCAGTAGCCTTCGCTCCATTCTCTGCACGCTCACTCTCCTTATGTTTCACACCTACATCTCTGTTATACTGG gGACTGGTGAGGGTAATGTTGCAGAGGCTGAAGCCCTACTGGAGCCATATGTTGAAAACTTTCCCAAT GGCGCTCTCATGCTCTTCTACACGGCCAGAATTGCAGTGCTCAAAGGAAACTTTGAAATG GCTCAGGAGAAGTTTTTGGAGTGCATTGCTGTTCAGCAGGAATGGCGCCAAGTCCACCACCTGTGTTACTGGGAGCTGATGTGGTCCTATTCATACCAGCAGAACTGGCTGGAGGCCTACCGCTATGCAGACCTGCTTTGTAAAGAGAGCAAATGGTCCCAG GCCACCTATGTGTTTCAGAAAGCATCCATTCTGAGCATGATGCCAGAGGAGGAAGTGAGTAAAACTGGAGAGAAGGCTGAGGACCTGTTCAG ACAGGTAGACAGTCTTCGACAGAAGTTTGCTGGGAAGTCTGTCCCTACTGAGAAGTTTGCAGCACGGAAAGCAAGTCGCTACAGTAAACCTGAGCCAACCAAGTTGGTCATTCCAGCACTG GAAATGATGTATGTGTGGAATGGCTATTCTATTGTGGGCAAGAGGCCTGAACTGACAGAGAGCATCCTCAGCACCATAAAGGCAGCAGAGGAGCAACTGACAAACGATCCTA CGCCGTCAGAGTACCTTGCTGATGACCAGTGTGTGGTGCAGATGCTGAAGGGCCTGTGTCTGAGGCACCTTAGCCGCCTGCCTGAGGCTGAGAGCTGCTTCACTCATGTCATCTCAAA TGAGAAGAGTATTAAATATAATGACTACCTGGTGCCATTCGCCATGTATGAATTGGGCATCCTCTACAACCAGCAAGGAGAAACTAAGAAAGCCATTACATACATTGAAAATGCAAA GATGAACTACAAGGACTACTCCATGGAATCAAGACTGCACTTCCGCATTCATGCAGCACTTTCTAGTATGGGCCATCCTGTGGAAGGCACCATGCAACAGCAGCATGTCAGCCTGCCTGCACCGTCCCTATGA
- the LOC105903884 gene encoding tetratricopeptide repeat protein 39B-like isoform X2, which yields MDQMEITSPERKDEDDLVSIMPTQMDLKVALNESFMALNLFLNNKFLEALDILRPWRNDSMYHAMGYSSILTMQAGMTFDPKDMETALTALQEALVTCQRFRRKVTFVEVLSNMVYRRDPGQMTEEEMHAELCYADVLYLRAALSFLEDESMIGFLKGGMKMRESYQIYKECKEQLNLYQNQPEESDTFKHFAGGVNMGIGSFNLMLSLAPARVLRLLEFLGFGGNREVGLSELHQGASSSSLRSILCTLTLLMFHTYISVILGTGEGNVAEAEALLEPYVENFPNGALMLFYTARIAVLKGNFEMAQEKFLECIAVQQEWRQVHHLCYWELMWSYSYQQNWLEAYRYADLLCKESKWSQATYVFQKASILSMMPEEEVSKTGEKAEDLFRQVDSLRQKFAGKSVPTEKFAARKASRYSKPEPTKLVIPALEMMYVWNGYSIVGKRPELTESILSTIKAAEEQLTNDPTPSEYLADDQCVVQMLKGLCLRHLSRLPEAESCFTHVISNEKSIKYNDYLVPFAMYELGILYNQQGETKKAITYIENAKMNYKDYSMESRLHFRIHAALSSMGHPVEGTMQQQHVSLPAPSL from the exons ATGGATCAAATGGAAATTACAAGTCCTGAAAGAAAG gATGAAGATGACTTGGTTAGCATTAT GCCAACCCAGATGGACCTTAAGGTGGCATTAAATGAGAGTTTTATGGCACTGAATCTATTCCTGAACAACAAGTTTTTAGAGGCGCTTGACATCCTCAGACCATG GAGGAATGACAGCATGTATCATGCAATGGGATACAGCAGCATCTTGACTATGCAGGCTgggatgacctttgacccaaaGGACATGGAGACTGCCTTGACCGCACTTCAGGAGGCCCTTGTTACATGCCAAAG GTTCAGAAGGAAGGTTACATTTGTTGAAGTCCTTTCAAACATGGTTTACAGGCGGGACCCAGGGCAGATGACTGAAG AGGAGATGCATGCTGAACTGTGCTATGCTGATGTTCTATACCTAAGAGCTGCATTAAGCTTTTTAGAG GATGAGAGTATGATTGGCTTCTTAAAAGGAGGAATGAAAATGCGAGAGAGCTATCAAATATACAA AGAATGTAAGGAACAGTTAAACCTGTATCAGAACCAGCCTGAAGAAAGTGACACTTTCAAACATTTTGCTGGAGGAGTCAACATGGGCATTGGCTCTTTTAActtg ATGCTGTCTCTAGCTCCTGCCAGAGTCCTTAGATTACTGGAGTTCCTGGGTTTTGGTGGAAATAGA GAGGTGGGGCTGTCCGAGCTCCATCAAGGAGCATCCAGCAGTAGCCTTCGCTCCATTCTCTGCACGCTCACTCTCCTTATGTTTCACACCTACATCTCTGTTATACTGG gGACTGGTGAGGGTAATGTTGCAGAGGCTGAAGCCCTACTGGAGCCATATGTTGAAAACTTTCCCAAT GGCGCTCTCATGCTCTTCTACACGGCCAGAATTGCAGTGCTCAAAGGAAACTTTGAAATG GCTCAGGAGAAGTTTTTGGAGTGCATTGCTGTTCAGCAGGAATGGCGCCAAGTCCACCACCTGTGTTACTGGGAGCTGATGTGGTCCTATTCATACCAGCAGAACTGGCTGGAGGCCTACCGCTATGCAGACCTGCTTTGTAAAGAGAGCAAATGGTCCCAG GCCACCTATGTGTTTCAGAAAGCATCCATTCTGAGCATGATGCCAGAGGAGGAAGTGAGTAAAACTGGAGAGAAGGCTGAGGACCTGTTCAG ACAGGTAGACAGTCTTCGACAGAAGTTTGCTGGGAAGTCTGTCCCTACTGAGAAGTTTGCAGCACGGAAAGCAAGTCGCTACAGTAAACCTGAGCCAACCAAGTTGGTCATTCCAGCACTG GAAATGATGTATGTGTGGAATGGCTATTCTATTGTGGGCAAGAGGCCTGAACTGACAGAGAGCATCCTCAGCACCATAAAGGCAGCAGAGGAGCAACTGACAAACGATCCTA CGCCGTCAGAGTACCTTGCTGATGACCAGTGTGTGGTGCAGATGCTGAAGGGCCTGTGTCTGAGGCACCTTAGCCGCCTGCCTGAGGCTGAGAGCTGCTTCACTCATGTCATCTCAAA TGAGAAGAGTATTAAATATAATGACTACCTGGTGCCATTCGCCATGTATGAATTGGGCATCCTCTACAACCAGCAAGGAGAAACTAAGAAAGCCATTACATACATTGAAAATGCAAA GATGAACTACAAGGACTACTCCATGGAATCAAGACTGCACTTCCGCATTCATGCAGCACTTTCTAGTATGGGCCATCCTGTGGAAGGCACCATGCAACAGCAGCATGTCAGCCTGCCTGCACCGTCCCTATGA
- the snapc3 gene encoding snRNA-activating protein complex subunit 3: protein MAASNADGTLGEHVPRYESNDLNSQVIHIGSFRNSWLETLPPDLYSYEIKSEEIEIAQLAEVLQIPTETLNELKDICSVDSLKSHPDDQPVDSNVVPPNPDLACLRLRKKRQDYKKTLVRDLVGRHDTYSNEMESVHMGLMPEDSTSVVPEGEIILSFNIVYPILFERFKHVRAHQTMQVLGSQNLTELRDAICCVSDLQVFGEFSNMPDATPQYISKDHYKSAFFYFEGVFYNDTRYPECRDISETTREWAKTRDFPEFKTAKMEDMTFYDLRMKIGYPYFYCHQGDCEHVMVLTDIRLIHPDDCRDRTLYPLLSHKHRVMTRKCCVCHLYISRWITTNDRLAPMDPCLFCDKCFRMLHYDAQGNKLYDFQAYVYVDPGVFN from the exons ATGGCGGCGAGCAACGCAGATGGAACGCTAGGTGAACATGTTCCTAGATATGAATCTAATGATTTAAACTCACAGGTAATTCATATCGGGTCGTTCAGAAATTCGTGGCTAGAAACACTGCCACCCGATTTGTATTCCTACGAGATAAAGTCTGAAGAAATTGAGATTGCTCAACTCGCAGAGGTCTTACAAATACCCACAGAGACGTTAAACGAGCTAAAAGACATCTGCAG TGTCGATTCATTGAAGAGTCACCCTGATGACCAGCCAGTTGACTCAAATGTCGTGCCCCCAAACCCTGATCTCGCATGTTTGCG GCTTCGGAAAAAACGACAAGATTACAAAAAGACTCTTGTTAGAGACTTAGTTGGAAGACACGACACCTACTCTAATGAGATG GAGTCCGTACACATGGGGTTGATGCCAGAAGACTCCACCAGCGTGGTCCCTGAAGGCGAAATAATCCTGAGTTTCAACATTGTCTACCCCATTCTATTTGAAAGG TTCAAGCATGTGAGGGCCCATCAGACCATGCAGGTGCTTGGAAGCCAGAATCTGACAGAGCTGAGGGATGCTATCTGCTGTGTCAGTGATCTGCAAGTGTTTGGGGAATTCAGCAATATGCCTGATGCCACACCCCAGTACATCAGCAAG GATCACTACAAGTCTGCTTTCTTCTACTTTGAGGGAGTCTTTTATAATGACACGAGATATCCGGAATGTCGAGACATCAGCGA GACCACACGCGAGTGGGCAAAGACCCGTGACTTCCCAGAGTTCAAAACCGCCAAGATGGAGGACATGACATTCTATGACCTGAGGATGAAGATTGGCTACCCCTACTTTTACTGCCACCAAGGAGACTGCGAGCATGTGATGGTCCTCACTGACATAAG GTTGATCCATCCCGACGATTGCAGAGACAGGACACTGTACCCACTGCTCAGCCACAAGCACAGAGTTATGACGCggaagtgttgtgtgtgccaCCTGTACATCAGCCG ATGGATCACCACCAATGACCGTCTGGCTCCCATGGACCCCTGCCTGTTCTGTGATAAATGCTTCCGCATGCTCCATTATGATGCCCAGGGGAATAAGCTGTATGACTTCCAGGCTTACGTCTATGTGGATCCTGGAGTTTTCAACTAA